The following coding sequences lie in one beta proteobacterium CB genomic window:
- a CDS encoding Inositol phosphatase/fructose-16-bisphosphatase — translation MIASSTFNTNFKQYLASAKVKGADIPMGLQELLLAVADTCSTLSHEVAQGALIGLLGSAGTGNVQGEVQQKLDVIANDLLIDGVQGCKSLAGLASEEMELPLPVQGTGDYLLLFDPLDGSSNIDVNVSIGTIFSVLKKQDPAAPLQTEDFLLSGRHQVAAGYVVYGPQTTMALTLGDGVVMFTLNKVTGEFVLIKHAVEIAHSTKEFAINMSNMRHWAEPVRRYVDECLAGVSGERDKDFNMRWIASMVADVHRVLSRGGIFMYPWDQREPHKPGKLRLMYEANPMSFLVEQAGGASTNGEQLIMDMIPTELHERVSVMLGSKEEIERLQHYHSQA, via the coding sequence TTGATAGCTTCAAGTACCTTTAATACCAATTTCAAGCAATATCTAGCATCGGCCAAAGTGAAGGGCGCAGATATTCCTATGGGCTTACAGGAGCTCCTGTTGGCGGTTGCTGATACTTGCTCAACCTTGAGTCACGAAGTGGCGCAAGGAGCCTTGATCGGCTTATTGGGATCCGCTGGCACTGGTAATGTTCAAGGTGAAGTTCAACAAAAGCTAGATGTGATTGCCAATGATTTATTAATTGATGGTGTGCAGGGATGTAAATCCCTAGCCGGCTTGGCTTCTGAAGAGATGGAGTTACCGCTTCCAGTTCAGGGGACTGGTGATTACTTATTGCTATTCGATCCATTGGATGGTTCATCCAATATTGATGTGAACGTATCCATCGGCACGATTTTTTCTGTACTTAAGAAACAAGATCCCGCTGCGCCATTGCAGACAGAGGATTTCTTGTTATCAGGACGTCATCAAGTAGCTGCAGGTTATGTTGTCTATGGCCCACAAACTACCATGGCATTAACCTTGGGTGATGGCGTTGTCATGTTCACTCTAAACAAGGTGACTGGCGAATTTGTCTTGATTAAACATGCTGTCGAGATTGCTCACTCAACCAAAGAGTTCGCTATCAATATGTCGAATATGCGTCACTGGGCTGAGCCTGTGCGTCGCTACGTAGATGAGTGTTTAGCTGGCGTAAGTGGTGAGCGTGATAAAGACTTCAATATGCGTTGGATTGCATCCATGGTTGCTGATGTTCACCGGGTCTTATCGCGCGGCGGAATCTTTATGTATCCATGGGATCAACGTGAGCCACACAAGCCGGGCAAGCTACGCCTAATGTATGAAGCAAATCCGATGAGTTTCTTGGTGGAGCAGGCCGGTGGCGCTTCGACCAATGGCGAGCAATTGATTATGGATATGATCCCAACTGAGCTGCATGAGCGAGTCTCCGTCATGCTAGGGTCTAAAGAAGAGATTGAGCGTTTGCAGCATTACCATTCTCAGGCGTAA
- a CDS encoding Cyanophycin synthetase — protein MEITRIRMLRGPNLWSRHTALEAIVSCDETERSIDSIPQFENKIRERFPQLGSMRRGGHNEILSLAHALEHAALGLQSQAGCPVTFSRTLQTVDVGVYQVVVEYTEEVVGRMAFDFAFGLIQATLNDVPFDLAAALSELEALYEDVRLGPSTGSIVDAAVQRNIPYRRMTEGSMVQFGWGSKQKRIQAAETSDTSAIAEAIAQDKELTKNLLAAAGVSVPIGEVVTTADDAWRAAQKIGGPIVLKPKDGNQGKGVVANIQTEAEVRAGFIVTQAFGRETIVERYLPGADYRLLVVGNRLSAAARREPAQVVGDGKHSVAELVELENKNPLRGDGHATALTKIRFDDIALAHLASNNLTPQYVPKTGERVLLRNNANLSTGGTATDVTDDVHPDVAASAIAAAQMIGLDIAGVDILCEAIYKPLEPQGGGIVEVNAAPGLRMHLKPSYGKSRPVGEDIVNMMYPLGEDGRIPVVAVTGTNGKTTTVRLISHLLNETGLRVGMTTTDGVYINHRLIDSGDCSGPKSARNVLMHPDVDAAVLETARGGLLREGLGFDRCEVAVVTNIGEGDHLGLNYITSVEDLAILKRVIVQNVAPTGAAVLNAADPIVAKMGDVCTGRVIFFAQNQHHPVIAAHRAKNKKVIYFDGTEIICSKGARVLFRFPVSDIPLTQNGVLGFQVENAMASIGAAWALGLDAANIACGLHSFESTANAVPGRFNQFQHKGATVIADYGHNPDAMRALASAIESMKPKKSHVVISGAGDRRDEDIRDLTRILGNSFDNVILYQDQCQRGREDGEVLKLLQEGLVGTKKAKQVKEVTGEFLAIDTALNDLSAGDICLILIDQVEESLAYLKEKVQP, from the coding sequence TTGGAAATCACCCGTATTCGCATGTTGCGCGGCCCGAATTTATGGAGCCGCCATACCGCCCTAGAGGCAATTGTTTCTTGCGATGAAACAGAACGATCCATCGATTCAATTCCCCAATTTGAAAACAAGATTCGTGAACGCTTTCCTCAATTAGGCAGCATGCGTCGCGGTGGGCATAATGAAATCCTCTCCCTTGCACACGCGCTAGAACATGCAGCCTTAGGTCTTCAGTCTCAAGCGGGGTGCCCAGTCACTTTTAGCCGGACATTACAAACCGTTGATGTAGGCGTCTATCAAGTCGTGGTGGAGTACACCGAAGAAGTTGTTGGGCGCATGGCCTTTGACTTTGCCTTTGGACTAATCCAGGCGACCCTCAATGATGTGCCATTTGATTTAGCGGCAGCCCTCTCAGAATTAGAGGCTTTGTATGAAGATGTACGCTTAGGACCAAGCACCGGATCTATCGTGGATGCTGCGGTACAAAGAAATATCCCTTATCGCCGCATGACTGAGGGCAGCATGGTGCAGTTTGGCTGGGGTAGCAAGCAAAAACGTATTCAAGCGGCTGAGACTAGCGACACCAGTGCAATCGCAGAAGCTATTGCCCAAGACAAAGAACTTACCAAAAACCTATTAGCAGCTGCAGGTGTATCCGTACCTATCGGCGAAGTAGTGACTACTGCTGATGATGCGTGGCGTGCCGCGCAAAAAATTGGTGGTCCGATTGTTCTCAAGCCGAAGGACGGCAACCAAGGTAAAGGTGTTGTTGCTAACATTCAAACCGAGGCTGAGGTACGTGCTGGTTTTATAGTGACCCAAGCCTTTGGTCGAGAAACCATTGTTGAGCGCTATCTTCCAGGCGCTGACTATCGTTTGCTAGTGGTTGGCAATCGCTTATCTGCTGCAGCACGCCGCGAGCCAGCCCAAGTAGTCGGTGACGGCAAGCACAGCGTCGCCGAACTAGTTGAGCTAGAAAACAAAAATCCATTGCGTGGTGACGGCCATGCAACAGCATTAACGAAGATTCGGTTTGACGATATTGCTCTTGCGCACTTAGCGAGCAACAATCTCACCCCTCAGTACGTTCCCAAAACTGGTGAACGGGTTCTGTTGCGCAACAACGCCAATCTCAGTACAGGTGGTACGGCTACCGATGTCACTGATGATGTCCATCCTGATGTTGCTGCTAGCGCAATTGCTGCCGCACAAATGATTGGGTTAGATATTGCTGGTGTCGATATTCTCTGTGAGGCTATTTATAAGCCCCTAGAGCCGCAAGGTGGAGGCATCGTTGAGGTCAATGCTGCACCAGGCCTACGCATGCATCTCAAGCCCTCCTATGGCAAGAGCCGTCCTGTTGGCGAGGATATTGTCAACATGATGTACCCCTTAGGTGAAGATGGTCGCATTCCAGTTGTGGCAGTGACAGGCACCAATGGCAAAACCACCACTGTTCGCCTGATTTCTCATTTACTCAATGAGACCGGCTTAAGAGTCGGTATGACCACCACCGATGGTGTTTATATCAACCATCGCCTGATTGATTCTGGCGATTGCAGCGGCCCCAAGAGCGCGCGCAATGTTCTCATGCATCCCGATGTTGATGCCGCTGTTCTAGAAACAGCTCGCGGCGGATTACTGCGTGAAGGTCTTGGTTTTGATCGCTGTGAAGTTGCCGTTGTTACTAATATTGGTGAAGGTGATCACTTAGGCCTCAACTACATCACGAGCGTAGAAGATCTGGCGATTCTCAAGCGTGTCATTGTTCAAAACGTTGCACCGACTGGTGCCGCAGTTCTGAATGCTGCTGATCCGATTGTTGCGAAGATGGGTGATGTTTGTACTGGTCGCGTGATTTTCTTTGCGCAAAATCAACACCACCCTGTGATTGCGGCACATCGTGCCAAGAATAAAAAAGTAATTTATTTTGATGGTACTGAGATCATCTGCTCTAAAGGCGCACGCGTCCTCTTCCGCTTCCCAGTGAGCGACATTCCATTGACTCAAAATGGTGTTTTAGGTTTCCAAGTAGAAAATGCTATGGCCTCTATTGGTGCAGCTTGGGCCTTGGGTTTAGACGCCGCGAATATTGCATGCGGACTTCACTCTTTTGAAAGTACAGCTAATGCAGTGCCAGGACGCTTTAATCAATTCCAACACAAAGGTGCAACTGTAATTGCTGACTATGGCCACAACCCAGATGCCATGCGTGCTCTCGCAAGCGCTATTGAGTCCATGAAGCCCAAGAAGAGTCATGTGGTGATTAGTGGTGCCGGTGATCGTCGTGATGAAGATATTCGTGATCTAACCCGTATTCTTGGCAATAGCTTTGACAATGTCATCCTCTATCAAGACCAATGCCAACGTGGCCGCGAAGATGGAGAGGTTCTCAAGTTACTGCAAGAAGGTTTAGTAGGAACTAAGAAAGCCAAGCAGGTTAAAGAGGTTACTGGCGAATTTCTAGCTATTGATACTGCCCTCAATGATTTATCTGCTGGCGATATCTGCCTCATCCTCATTGACCAGGTGGAAGAATCTCTGGCCTACCTAAAAGAGAAGGTGCAGCCTTAA
- a CDS encoding Cyanophycin synthetase encodes MPQLLDKTIEILSHRHLRGPNMWSYNPALEVLIDIGDLEDYPSDLIPGFYDRLSKCLPSLHEHRCSYGEPGGFLKRVEEGTWPGHILEHLTIELQNLAGIAGGFGRARDGGRRSVYKVIVSATEEAVTLQAFQFARDLLLTLIKDNGDAIAQKEKIIEELRDLSDDLCLGPSTACIVNAATAREIPYIRLSSGNLVQLGYGSKQRRIWTAETDQTSAIAETISRDKDLTKSLLASAGVPTPEGRTVTSPDDAWEAAQDIGLPVVVKPIDGNHGRGVFINLYTQQEIEAAYAVAIEEGSEVLVERHVIGDEHRLLVVGNKVVAAAKGETVWITGDGKHTVLELIQIQINSDPRRGTTEECPLNPVRIDSAVELELARQKLTGDSIPSIDQKVLIQSNGNVAFDVTDLVHPEVAHQVALAARVVGLEIAGVDLVAQDISKPLESQNAAIVEVNAGPGLLMHLKPASGKPQPVGEEIANHLFPPGYDFRIPIVGISGNSGRTVVAEMVAHFIRLTNVHVGLSTNNGLYFGSRTIKQTSSSHWENARRTLQNRAIEVAVIENDNASLLLEGLAYDQCQVGIVLNIDPLKLFPEHNISEEDQLFNVVRTQVDVVLPTGTSVLNADDAMIVKMAELSKGEVMYFSQDPSSPVVIAHQDKGGRSIIVGASVVTLKQGKLDALIIPIPPAVQDSSLDWAPNLSLAAAIGAAWALDIPFNVIEAGVETFVSNSNIAAGT; translated from the coding sequence ATGCCCCAATTACTAGATAAAACCATTGAAATCTTGAGCCACCGGCATCTTCGTGGCCCTAATATGTGGAGCTACAACCCTGCGCTTGAAGTTTTGATCGATATTGGCGACCTAGAAGACTATCCATCGGACTTAATCCCTGGCTTTTATGATCGTCTGAGCAAATGTCTTCCCAGTCTTCATGAGCACCGTTGCAGCTACGGAGAGCCTGGGGGATTTTTAAAGCGCGTTGAAGAAGGCACCTGGCCTGGGCATATTCTCGAACACCTCACCATTGAACTGCAAAATCTAGCCGGTATTGCAGGCGGCTTTGGAAGAGCTCGCGACGGTGGTCGCAGAAGTGTTTACAAAGTGATTGTGAGCGCCACTGAAGAGGCTGTGACATTGCAGGCCTTTCAATTTGCCCGCGATCTTCTTCTCACTCTAATTAAAGATAATGGCGATGCCATTGCGCAAAAAGAAAAAATTATTGAAGAGCTTCGCGATTTAAGCGATGACCTCTGTCTTGGACCTAGTACAGCATGCATCGTCAATGCTGCAACCGCTCGAGAAATTCCCTACATTAGATTATCGAGTGGCAACTTAGTACAACTTGGTTACGGCTCTAAACAACGACGTATTTGGACGGCGGAAACTGATCAAACCAGTGCCATCGCAGAAACCATCTCGCGCGATAAGGACCTTACCAAGAGCTTACTTGCAAGCGCTGGGGTTCCAACTCCCGAAGGTAGGACTGTTACTAGCCCAGATGATGCCTGGGAAGCTGCACAAGATATTGGATTACCGGTCGTTGTCAAGCCGATAGATGGCAACCATGGTCGCGGTGTATTTATTAACCTGTATACCCAACAAGAAATTGAAGCAGCTTACGCTGTTGCAATTGAGGAAGGTAGCGAGGTTTTAGTGGAGCGTCACGTTATTGGTGATGAACATCGCCTATTAGTAGTGGGCAACAAAGTAGTGGCGGCTGCCAAAGGGGAAACCGTTTGGATAACAGGTGATGGCAAGCATACCGTTCTTGAACTCATTCAGATTCAGATAAATTCTGACCCACGTCGAGGCACAACAGAAGAGTGCCCACTCAATCCAGTGCGCATTGATTCAGCTGTTGAGCTCGAGCTAGCACGCCAGAAATTGACAGGCGATAGCATCCCGAGCATTGATCAAAAAGTACTCATTCAAAGCAACGGTAACGTAGCGTTTGATGTGACAGATTTAGTTCACCCTGAGGTGGCTCACCAAGTTGCCTTAGCTGCACGCGTGGTTGGATTAGAAATTGCTGGTGTTGACCTCGTCGCCCAAGATATTAGTAAACCACTAGAGTCACAGAACGCTGCCATCGTCGAGGTGAATGCGGGCCCCGGTTTACTAATGCACTTAAAACCTGCGAGCGGAAAACCCCAACCCGTAGGCGAAGAGATTGCAAACCATTTATTTCCTCCGGGCTACGATTTCAGGATTCCTATTGTTGGCATCAGCGGAAACTCAGGAAGAACAGTGGTTGCTGAAATGGTTGCCCACTTTATTAGACTAACCAACGTGCATGTTGGCCTCTCTACGAACAATGGTCTGTATTTCGGCAGTCGCACTATTAAGCAAACCTCTTCTTCTCATTGGGAAAATGCGAGACGCACATTACAAAATAGAGCTATTGAAGTTGCTGTGATTGAAAATGACAATGCGTCCCTCTTGCTTGAGGGTCTCGCATACGACCAGTGTCAAGTTGGCATCGTTCTCAACATTGATCCACTCAAACTCTTTCCAGAACATAACATCAGCGAAGAAGATCAATTATTTAACGTGGTTCGTACTCAGGTAGATGTCGTATTACCGACTGGTACTAGCGTGTTAAATGCTGACGATGCCATGATTGTAAAAATGGCTGAACTCAGCAAGGGTGAAGTGATGTACTTCTCTCAAGATCCAAGCTCCCCCGTGGTAATTGCTCACCAAGATAAAGGTGGTCGTTCAATTATTGTGGGCGCATCCGTCGTTACCCTCAAGCAGGGCAAGTTAGATGCATTAATAATTCCTATTCCGCCAGCCGTTCAAGACTCGTCTCTTGATTGGGCTCCAAACTTAAGTCTTGCAGCTGCCATCGGAGCTGCTTGGGCTTTAGATATTCCGTTCAACGTTATAGAAGCTGGAGTTGAAACATTCGTTTCCAACTCCAATATTGCAGCAGGTACTTAA
- a CDS encoding ABC transporter related protein, giving the protein MKPEISPFSPPPPSHWASALAASQSPVKDFGSILAWVELDLDGGMHFQKSLLCLIPSGLFWTDGSRSEFWPISSGAHLLHGDHAGVGHLKLESETALLRLWHFTLAVNPQVLRLQTAHRQLLRGEQIGKEPEASEYDKQVCSVCLSPKPANSEACPSCDPEEDAPPSTWTLFKLWRFARPYKKELLLGFVLTLLSTGATLIPPYLTMPLMDHVLIPYEKGNPIDFDLASKYLLALFGAAIIAWGLGWWKTYLLALVSERIGADLRNTTFEHLLKLSLEYFGGKRTGDLIARIGAETDRICVFLSLYALDFATDVLMITMTAAILVSIDPLLALVTLAPLPFIVWMIHVVRDKLRFGFEKIDRVWSEVTNILADTIPGIRVVKAFAQEDRELKRFVDSNKHNLQINDRVNRVWGLFSPTVTLLTETGLLVVWGFGIWQVAHQKVTVGVLIAFLAYIGRFYIRLDSMSRIVSHTQKAAAGAKRIFDILDHVSSVPEPINPAPLGQVKGSISLRGVGFRYGNRAVSKGIDLDIAPGEMIGLVGHSGSGKSTLVNLICRFYDVSAGSITLDGRDIRSIRIADYRKRIGLVLQEPFLFFGTIAENIAYGKPDATREEIIEAARAAHAHEFILRLPLGYDSLVGERGQSLSGGERQRISIARALLINPSILILDEATSSVDTTTEKEIQRALDNLVKGRTTIAIAHRLSTLRKADRLVVLDKGEIVEIGSHDELMETQGAYYALYQAQLRHAAELVEGGAIGESIDVNEPQEEHTQIVAKETGGGV; this is encoded by the coding sequence ATGAAGCCAGAAATTTCCCCATTCTCTCCCCCTCCGCCAAGTCACTGGGCTAGCGCTTTAGCGGCCTCTCAATCACCAGTAAAAGACTTTGGCTCAATACTGGCATGGGTTGAGCTTGATCTTGATGGCGGAATGCATTTTCAGAAAAGCCTGCTTTGCCTGATCCCGTCGGGGCTATTTTGGACCGATGGTAGTCGCTCAGAATTCTGGCCGATTAGCTCTGGGGCTCATCTTTTGCATGGAGATCACGCAGGGGTAGGGCATCTGAAGTTGGAGTCGGAGACTGCTTTACTCAGACTGTGGCACTTCACTCTAGCCGTTAATCCCCAGGTGCTACGCCTGCAGACAGCTCATAGACAATTGCTGCGGGGCGAGCAAATAGGCAAGGAGCCCGAAGCCTCTGAATACGATAAGCAGGTTTGTTCAGTGTGCTTGAGCCCCAAGCCAGCAAATTCAGAGGCTTGTCCTAGCTGCGATCCTGAGGAAGATGCGCCTCCGTCCACCTGGACCTTATTTAAGTTATGGCGCTTCGCACGCCCTTACAAAAAAGAGCTGTTACTGGGTTTTGTGCTGACCTTGCTCTCAACTGGCGCCACCCTCATTCCGCCTTATTTGACTATGCCCCTAATGGATCATGTTTTGATTCCGTATGAAAAAGGTAATCCAATTGACTTTGATTTGGCTAGCAAGTACCTGCTTGCTTTGTTTGGGGCGGCAATCATTGCATGGGGCTTAGGTTGGTGGAAAACCTATCTTCTTGCATTGGTCAGCGAGCGTATCGGCGCTGATTTGCGCAATACGACTTTCGAGCACTTACTAAAGCTATCTTTGGAGTATTTCGGGGGCAAAAGAACGGGTGATTTAATTGCTCGTATTGGGGCTGAGACAGATCGTATTTGCGTATTTTTGTCGCTCTACGCCCTAGACTTTGCGACTGATGTCTTGATGATCACAATGACTGCGGCGATCTTGGTTTCAATAGATCCCCTGCTTGCTCTAGTAACGCTCGCGCCATTGCCATTTATTGTGTGGATGATTCATGTGGTGCGCGACAAACTCCGCTTTGGTTTTGAAAAGATAGATCGCGTGTGGTCAGAAGTGACCAATATTTTGGCGGATACGATTCCGGGTATTCGAGTTGTTAAAGCATTTGCTCAGGAAGATCGGGAGCTCAAGCGTTTTGTTGATTCCAACAAACACAATTTACAAATTAACGATCGCGTTAATCGTGTGTGGGGTTTGTTCTCCCCAACAGTCACACTGTTAACTGAAACTGGTCTTTTGGTAGTGTGGGGTTTTGGTATTTGGCAGGTGGCACATCAAAAAGTTACTGTAGGTGTACTGATTGCTTTTTTGGCCTACATTGGACGCTTTTATATTCGCTTAGATTCAATGAGTCGCATTGTTTCTCATACGCAAAAAGCAGCTGCGGGGGCTAAACGTATCTTTGATATCTTAGATCATGTCTCGAGCGTTCCTGAGCCAATTAATCCAGCTCCTTTGGGTCAGGTTAAAGGCTCTATCTCCTTGCGTGGCGTGGGTTTCCGCTATGGCAACCGTGCAGTATCCAAGGGCATCGATTTGGATATCGCCCCCGGAGAAATGATCGGCTTAGTTGGGCATAGCGGCTCCGGCAAGAGTACTTTAGTGAACTTAATTTGTCGTTTCTACGACGTGAGTGCTGGTTCAATCACATTGGATGGTCGCGATATTCGCAGCATCAGAATTGCCGACTATCGAAAGCGTATTGGCTTAGTTCTGCAGGAGCCATTCTTATTCTTTGGCACGATTGCAGAAAATATTGCGTACGGAAAACCGGATGCTACCCGCGAGGAAATTATTGAAGCAGCGCGGGCCGCGCATGCGCACGAATTTATTCTGCGCTTACCGCTAGGTTACGACTCATTAGTGGGGGAGCGGGGCCAATCTCTTTCTGGTGGTGAACGTCAGCGTATTTCTATCGCTCGTGCATTATTAATTAATCCAAGTATTTTGATTTTGGATGAAGCCACTTCTTCTGTAGACACTACAACTGAAAAAGAAATTCAGCGTGCTTTGGATAATTTGGTGAAAGGCCGCACCACGATTGCGATTGCTCATCGTCTGTCCACTTTAAGAAAGGCAGATCGCTTGGTTGTGCTCGACAAAGGTGAGATCGTCGAAATCGGTTCTCATGACGAGTTGATGGAAACGCAGGGCGCTTACTATGCTCTGTACCAGGCTCAGCTGCGTCATGCTGCAGAATTGGTTGAGGGCGGCGCGATTGGTGAAAGTATTGATGTGAACGAGCCTCAAGAAGAGCACACACAAATCGTTGCTAAAGAAACAGGGGGCGGTGTATGA